ATTTCTTACAAAAAGGCTTGTTGCTTAGGAAATGGTTGATTCTGGGTACTGACTTTGTTGGGGATGCTATCGTTCAGTTGGTGGTACCGACTAAATTTCGTCCCCTTGTCTTAAAAGTTGCTCATGATGAGAGTGGGCACTTTGGTGTGAAAAAGACTTATCTTAGTGTCTTGAAGCATTTCTTTTGGCCACGGTTGAAAAAAGATGTTGCAACATACATTAAGACATGTCACGTGTGTCAGTTAATGGGTAAGCCCAATCAGTATGTTAAACCTGCTCCATTACAACCCATTTTGGTTAGGAATGAGCCATTTGAGCACCTGATTGTGGACTGTGTGGGTCCGTTACCATGCTCTAAGTCTGGCTGTAAATACCTGCTGTCTGTTATGTGTCAGAATACTCGGTATCCTGCTGCATATCCATTGAGGGCAATTACCACTAAGGCGGTAGTGAAAGCTCTAAGTCAGTTCATTTCAGTCTTTGGCATTCCGAAGGTCATCCAGAGCGATCAGGGGTCCAACTTTTCTTCGCACATGTTTGGTCAAATTTTGAAATTGTTGCGTGTCAGTCATAACCAATCATCAGCCTATCATGCACAGAGTCAGGGGGCCTTGGAAAGATTCCATCAGACTTTGAAGTCTCTCCTGCGTGCATATTGCACAGAGCTGGATAGAGACTGGGAGGAGGGTCTTCCCTGGCTTATGTTGGCTGCAAGAGAAGCTGTGCAGGAAAAGTATAGGTTTTAGTCCTAATGACTTGGTTTTTGGACACAAAGTGCGTGGACCCTTGGCTGTTTTAAAAGATGGTCTGGTGGAGGCAGAACCACCCAGAAATTTGATTGATTTTGTCAATGGCTTTAAACATCGTTTGTTTGTAGCAGGTGAAATGGCGAGGGAGAAATTGCAAGTGTCACagagtaaaatgaaaaataactatgaTCGCCGTGCAGAGCATCAAGAGTTTAGTCCGGGAGATTAAGTGCTCGCACTGATGCCTGTTGTGAGCTCGCCATTTCAGGCTAAATATGCTGGTCCTTATACAGTTGTTGAGAGAAGGTCTGACCTGAATTATATAATAGCAACACCAGGACGGAAAAAGTCAACACAGTTATGTCATGTCAACCTTCTCAAACCATATTATAAGCGTGAGGCTGAGGTAAGCCAGACAGTAAGAGACCAGGTGCATACGGTTTTGCTTGTGAGTTCAGTGTCAGAATCACATGAGGTAGATGGAGTGCCAGAACCAGATGACAGTTTGTTATATGGTCGTCTAAAAAATTCTGAGACCCTTCGTAACCTTGATAGTCTGTTGTTGCATTTGACTGAATCTAAGCGTGGTGAGTTGTCAGATCTGATACAGAAATATCCATGTCTGTTTGATGATGTTCCTACATGCACAAATTGGATCGAACATGATGTTGATGTTGGAAACGCACAACCAATTAAACAGCGTGTTTTCCGCGTGTCTCCAGAGAAACTTAAATATCTAGACTCTGAAGTTGCTTACATGTTGGAAAATAATATTGCAATCCCGTCACCTTCTAGTTGGTCTTCACCGTGTATTTTGGTTCCAAAGGCTGATAAATCGCCTAGATTTTGCACAGACTTCAGAAAGGTAAACTCAGTCACTAAACCAGATTCCTTTCCGTTGCCACGTATGGACGACTGTATAGATCAGGTTGGTTCTGCCAAATTTGTTAGCAAGTTTGACTTGCTTAAAGGATATTGGCAGGTTCGCTGTCTGTGCGTGCTCAGGAGGTGTCGGCATTTGTTACACCATCTGGACTCTATTCTTATAGAGTCATGCCGTTTGGTTTGAGGAACGCTCCAGCGACATTCCAACGTTTGATGAATCGTGTTGTGTCAGGTTTAGAAGGTTGTTCTGTTTATCTAGATGATCTGGTTATTTATAGTGACACATGGCATGCTCATCTTAAACTCATTCGAGCTTTGTTTGACCGGTTGTCAAGTGTGAGTTTGCGAGTGCAACAGTGACTTATTTGGGACGTGTAGTGGGGCAGGGCCATGTAGCTCCGGTCCAGGCCAAAGTCAGGGCAGTAGAACATTTTCCTAGGCCTACAACTAAAAAAGAGTTACAACGATTTTTGGGGTCTCGTTGGATACTACAGGAGTTTCTGTAAGAACTTCTCTACAGTTGTTTTTCATATGACTGAGTTGTTAAAAGCTAAGGTAAAGTTTGTGTGGTCTAATGAGTGTCAGCAAGCCTTTGAGAATATTAAGTCCCTGTTGTGTTCGTCTCCTGTGTTGATAGCACCACAGTTTGATAAAACATTCATGCTCCAAGTAGATGCAAGTCAGGTGGGTGCAGGTGCTGTTTTGTTACAGGAGGATGATCAGGGAATGGTGAGACCAGTTAGCTTCTTTTCCAAAAAATTCAACCGTAATCAGCTCAATTATTCAGTGATAGAGAAAGAAGCGCTGGCACTTGTTTGGGCTTTGCAGCACTTTGAGGTGTACATTGGAGGAGGGCGGCCACTTGTTGTGTACACCGATCACAATCCGTTGACATTTTTACAGTCACTGAAGTGTCCCAATCAGAGACTCATGAGGTGGTCGTTGTTTTTGCAAGCCTACGCACTGGAGATTAGACACATTAAAGGTGTAGACAACGTAATAGCAGACGCGTTATCACGTGCTCCTATGCTTTAAGTGTTGATGCCGCTTCTTGTTGTCTTAAGACTTGTTTTTCCTATGCCTGTTTTCTTAATTTGATTCCCAGATCGGGGTTGCTGAAGATGGAATGGAGGGAAGCAGTAGCTTAAACACAAGTTGAAGTTTAATGTATATTTCGGCTGTGTAATATTCTGCCATTTATTGTGTTGTGGTAATTTTGTAATTCAACGTTTTCGATTATATTGGGTTTTGGTACCTGTGATTTGTTTTGCCGGTGGCCCCTCTGGGTCACCGACTTTATGGGGGGGGATGTGACGGCCCTTGTGTGATTAATTATCTTTGTTCTTTTGAGGTGCTCGCTGATTGGGTGCACCTGGAACCTGTGAACTAGTGAAGATAAAGCTCCACTTGGTCAAACTACTCGGGAAGTCTCTTCTCTGCAATCCAGATGTCATCCATGGCCTGATCACGCCGACTACTATATTTTGTTTGGGTTTATTTGTGTTACGGAGACTTACCGTCTGCATTTAAATAGTTATGTTTGGTGactcttttgttaaataaatcactttttgattatttatgcTGCCTCGTTCCCTCCTCTGTCATGACCCTTGAGCCAGGTTGTGACAGGGGTCATGGAGGATTAAGCATTCTCGCCCCCCTAAGGAACCTGACAACCTGGTCATGCTTTCCCACTGACTTTCCTTACACAGGGTCATGGTTGGAAGCAACCGCAGCCATGTAGACATGTAGACTAAGGGAGACAGCCTTTGCTCCAACCCTTGCTTCAGAAAGGCCATGACGATCTCTGATCTGGCATTTCGAGGGTCTTCTTGGTACAAAAAACACCAGTtgatgaacaggttccacttcaagagCATAACCATGTCTCATAGACCATGCTTTTTCCAAACTGATGTTGTCAACTTCCTCCTGGGGCAGGCCACCTAGAACCGCCATGTCCTGTCCAGGGACCAGTCATGTAGTTTCAGTCATGAGGTCTGGATGCAGGTGCCACAGGGTGCCCTGTTTCAGATTCAGTAGATCCTTCCTGCCAAGGAATCtaccaaggaggggctgtcaggAGGAGCGTTAGTTCTGGGAACCAGGTCCAGGTGGGCCAATAAGGTGCCACGAACACTACAAGCTCAGCGTCCTCACTGATCTTGCAAAgtgtgccagtgcatccatgTCAAGTGTTCCCTTGGTCAGGTAgaaaaacaactggcagtgagaggtcacTGGATAAGCAAACAGATCTACCTGAGTGACTCTCAAATGTTCCATCTGGGGATGGAATCGTCATTATCCCAGAGCACAGTTTATGACAGCTTTTTGGCTGCCCAGACCAGGAATTCATTCTATGAATCACACATACGCATATTTGAGAGATGATCGTAAGATCCAATTTAGGATGGTTTCTgtgcaacattttataaatgaggcccgaAGAAATCAGATTCATGTTCATCCATTTTAACACTTCAAATCTTGCAGAAATGCAGAAATATTTGATTGGTACAAAATCAAGTCTTTGATTATTTTTCTCGAATTGTCTGTGCCTTTTCCCATTGTTAATACACATGACTGAATGGAAGAACAATACatcttttaaatgatttgttttagtttattgtaCTGTCTTTAAAACAGGGAGAAAACAAAGACATAGTAACTGCAGAAGTGAAAGCTGAAAGAACAGAGCAGCTGTTTCACAGACTACATCTTCATATAGATCACAGACTGAGAGCCACAGATGTTCTTCAGATAACTGAGCATTCATTACAGTCTCATGAGTCTTGTGCTGAAGAAGAGCTGATTCAGACTTACATTCAGAAACTACTGATGATGAACTACAGAGCAAGATACATTACAAATAAAGAGATCAGTGGACCACAGCACACACAACAAAGACACACTGACTCACCTGAAGATGAGAGTGATATTTTTGAAAGCATGAATTTGTCTAATAAAGGAACCAGTCAGTCTGATCTCATTCACCCGATGGATGTCCAGATGGCTGTGTTTCATTGTGCTGATGCTCTCCTGAAGCAGCTGATGGTCACTAAACTGTCCCAGTGTCAGTTCGCTCTTCCTCTGCTTGTTCCTGATCCAGACACACGACAGATTGAGTTTCCTCTCTGGACATTCAGACAAATCAACAAGAGCTGGAAGATGAGAAACACCAGCAATCAGATCATCAGTCAAACCCAGCCAACCTACAGAGCACAAACTCCAATGGTGTTCTTCTTCAGGTTCGGCACTGTGTCTTCATCCAAGTCTCAGCTGATGAACCGTCTGATCAATGAGAAACACAACACGTTCTTCCACAGGAACTGTCCCGGCAGCAGCAGATCCAGAGTCCTGATGGACGGAGTGGTGGAGATCTCCTGGTTCTGTCCTTCTGGAtcagatgatgataacttcactGAGTGTGTAGCGTTCTGTAATCTACACGGAGATGCAGGAGAACATGAGAAACAGCTGCAGATCCTCACTCACATGAGCTCAGTCAATGTTGTTCTTCTGCCACAACTTCAGAGGAATGATAGAAATATGATAACACTTCAAAATCTCTACAAGGACTCTAAGCCACTCATTTGTGTTCTCACTGAGGATGAGTCAACCATCATTGAGACACGGAAAGGAAAATACAAGATCGGTCTGAAAAACAGAAATCAGCTAGAAGTATCTGAAGAGCTCAGAAGAGCTATAAATGATTGTCTCTCAGAATCCTCTCACACTTTCAGACTTGAAGATGTGTCCAAACACTCAGACATCAGAgtagatgaggatgatgatgataactgcaagagaggaagagaagcagcacagaAGATGATGAGTTTACTGAAGAAGAAAGATCTGACAGAAATCAAAGAATCATTTCTTCCTCATCAGGGGAAACTGTGGCATCAGTGGAGTCAGAAGAACAGAGAACTACATCAACCTCGAGGAGATGAAGGAGAAATGGAGATGAAGAAACTCCGTCAACAGCAGCATGAATCTGACATCAGTGAGTTTATGAAGATCTTTATTAAAGAAATGAACTCAAATATTGACCATAAGATGTTTTTGCTCAGATGGCTCAGAATCCTCCTGGATGAACATACATCAGCTGATCTTTCTGCTCTACATAACAAGTATGATGAAAAATGGTCAACAGTCTTAAAATCTAAAGATGACAATGATAAATCTGAACAACTCACATCTGAATTTGAGAGAATATCTGAGGAGATTGAAGCTTCAGTCTTTGGTGTGGTGCACATCATGAGGGAGATGGCTCAGATCTATGAATCATGTTCATCTGTGAAGAGAAACAAGAAAGACCTGCAGGTTCACTTCTCTTCTCTCCCGAGTCTCGCAGCACAGATGATGATCTCTGGATTTCCACTGGAGCTGATGGATGGAGATGCTGCTCATGTTCCTGTGATCTGGATCTCTGCTGTTCTAGATCAACTCATCCAGAAACTGGGAGACCAGAGAGTCTTTGTGCTGTCAGTTTTAGGGCTTCGAGGCTCTGGGAAATCCACCATGATGAACGCCATGTTTGGACTCCAGTCTGCCGTCAGTGCTGGAAGATCAACCAGAGGAGCTTTCATGCAGCTGATCAGAGTCTCAGACGAGATGAAAACACTGATGAACACTGACTATATTCTGGTTGTTGATACTGAGGGTCTTCGTGCTCCAGAACTGTCTGGAAGATCAACAAGACATCATGACAATGAACTGGCCACATTTGTTGTAGGTCTTGGAGATCTGACACTGATCAACATCTTTGGAGAAAACCCATCTGAGATGCAGGACGTTCTTCAGATTGTTGTTCAGGCCTTCATGAGGATGAAGAAGGTCAGACTGAAtcccagctgtgtgtttgtgcatcagaACGTTTGGGACgtcacagctggagagagaaacaTGGAGAGAATGAGACGACTGCTGGAGAAACTGGATGTGATGACAAGACTCGCTGCTGAAGAGGAAGACAGTGATGCTGAGTGTTTCAGTGACGTCATTAGATTTGATGTTCAGAGAGATGTGAAGTATTTCTCTCAGCTCTGGGAAGGCAGTCCGCCCATGGCTCCACCAAACCCAAACTACAGTGAGAACATTCAAGACCTGAAGGAAACTATTATTACTTATGTCTCAAAATCAGATGGAACGAGGCTGAAAGACTTCAGAGTTCGTATTAATGATCTCTGGGAGGCATTACTGAATGAACGATTCGTCTTCAGCTTCAGAAACTCTCTGGAGATCTCAGCTTACAGGAAACTGGAGACAGAATACAGGAAGTGGTCCTGGAGTCTCCGCAGTGCCATGATGGAAACTGAGAACAAACTACACAACCAAATAGAAAATGAAGCAATTTATGAGATTGAAGAAACCGGTCTTAAAATAGAACTGAAGAAGACAAGAGAAGAAGTGGAGAAATCAATGTCTGAATTCTTTGAGAAAcacagatataaatatatactgattCAGTGGAAAAcatcatttgaaatcaaaatcaaaGATCTTCAGGAAAACATtgtgagagaaacacagagaagaTTAAATGAGGTTCTTCAGCAGCGAGACCTGAAGAAAGAGATTGATGCTCAGAGAATACATCATGAAAACACTCTCTGTGAAAAGAGCAAAGAACTCGCCTTAAAACTCAGAGACAGAAcaactgatgaagaaacactgaAGAAAGAGTTTGATGTGTTCTGGGAACAGAGTGTGAAGATGATCATCAGAGATACTCCAACGATCAGAGACATTGATATAATGAGAGACGTGAGAGAAATACTCAGTGACAGCTATAAAAGTGTTTCTGTAGATCACTGGAGAGAGAAAATATCACTGCTCTCTGTGCAGAGTTATTCAGAATATGTGAGGGTTAAGAGATCCAGTGAATTTACAGGAGCTTTGAGAAATGTGCACAGATTAGTTAACGAGATGTATGGTTTGATTCTCTCTAAAGAGGATGAAGCCCAAATAAGATCATTCATCACAGATGTTGTtcagcagacagacagaatgattcAGACATTTAACATCTCAAAGATGGGCTACAACATCAGCTGCCTTCAACAAATCACAGATTACATCAGAGCAAGAGTAACACAACATGAGGAAGGACGAGTGAGATATGTGTTCAAGAATGAGTTCTTCATGGATTTGGTTCTGTCCATCTGTGAGAGAGCAAACAAGAAGATCACTGACCAACACACACTGTTCAGAGAAAACCATGATCCTGTAATATATgtagagaagaagagagaggaatACTATAGTGTTTTCCAGAAATACTGTCATGGAGCCGCATCAGCTGCTATGTTTGGTCAGATCATCTGTCAGAAACTGAAAGAGCTCATTGAACTGAGTGTTTACAAGAGAACTGCCAGAGATTTAGCAGGTGAAATAAGAT
Above is a genomic segment from Carassius auratus strain Wakin unplaced genomic scaffold, ASM336829v1 scaf_tig00026729, whole genome shotgun sequence containing:
- the LOC113078836 gene encoding interferon-induced very large GTPase 1-like — encoded protein: MADCDAFIAAPSEEALERCTREQLLKIAEHFSIVVGDKRLKENIKGENKDIVTAEVKAERTEQLFHRLHLHIDHRLRATDVLQITEHSLQSHESCAEEELIQTYIQKLLMMNYRARYITNKEISGPQHTQQRHTDSPEDESDIFESMNLSNKGTSQSDLIHPMDVQMAVFHCADALLKQLMVTKLSQCQFALPLLVPDPDTRQIEFPLWTFRQINKSWKMRNTSNQIISQTQPTYRAQTPMVFFFRFGTVSSSKSQLMNRLINEKHNTFFHRNCPGSSRSRVLMDGVVEISWFCPSGSDDDNFTECVAFCNLHGDAGEHEKQLQILTHMSSVNVVLLPQLQRNDRNMITLQNLYKDSKPLICVLTEDESTIIETRKGKYKIGLKNRNQLEVSEELRRAINDCLSESSHTFRLEDVSKHSDIRVDEDDDDNCKRGREAAQKMMSLLKKKDLTEIKESFLPHQGKLWHQWSQKNRELHQPRGDEGEMEMKKLRQQQHESDISEFMKIFIKEMNSNIDHKMFLLRWLRILLDEHTSADLSALHNKYDEKWSTVLKSKDDNDKSEQLTSEFERISEEIEASVFGVVHIMREMAQIYESCSSVKRNKKDLQVHFSSLPSLAAQMMISGFPLELMDGDAAHVPVIWISAVLDQLIQKLGDQRVFVLSVLGLRGSGKSTMMNAMFGLQSAVSAGRSTRGAFMQLIRVSDEMKTLMNTDYILVVDTEGLRAPELSGRSTRHHDNELATFVVGLGDLTLINIFGENPSEMQDVLQIVVQAFMRMKKVRLNPSCVFVHQNVWDVTAGERNMERMRRLLEKLDVMTRLAAEEEDSDAECFSDVIRFDVQRDVKYFSQLWEGSPPMAPPNPNYSENIQDLKETIITYVSKSDGTRLKDFRVRINDLWEALLNERFVFSFRNSLEISAYRKLETEYRKWSWSLRSAMMETENKLHNQIENEAIYEIEETGLKIELKKTREEVEKSMSEFFEKHRYKYILIQWKTSFEIKIKDLQENIVRETQRRLNEVLQQRDLKKEIDAQRIHHENTLCEKSKELALKLRDRTTDEETLKKEFDVFWEQSVKMIIRDTPTIRDIDIMRDVREILSDSYKSVSVDHWREKISLLSVQSYSEYVRVKRSSEFTGALRNVHRLVNEMYGLILSKEDEAQIRSFITDVVQQTDRMIQTFNISKMGYNISCLQQITDYIRARVTQHEEGRVRYVFKNEFFMDLVLSICERANKKITDQHTLFRENHDPVIYVEKKREEYYSVFQKYCHGAASAAMFGQIICQKLKELIELSVYKRTARDLAGEIRSNCESLNRNRSHLEKYILKRLAEEEDFDKYMNYIKTPRDHFKSFIRDEVSRYITDQFRVSVLPKMKENIKLLEQKIMRAAHQSTDRVQENRDESTERDVGLWLKSFTQQISDDLIFSEEHLSGVKHDDVDDINLLEDVIKRELPTIMSEISRRLNTESFPLKLDYKFRPDGVLIDHFCQCCWVQCPFCGATCTNTTEDHPGDHSVTFHRVTGVNGHFYRGTTNLCINICTSDVASDQCFYPDGSDDRVLYREYRRAGGVYEKWSITPDLSEQIYWKWFVCRFQRDLEKYYEKTFERIGEIPEEWRTYTKHEALESLEKNF